The following proteins are co-located in the Paraburkholderia phytofirmans PsJN genome:
- a CDS encoding acetyl-CoA C-acyltransferase — protein sequence MAKQLQDAYIVAASRTPIGKAPRGMFKNTRPDELLVHAIKSAVAQVPGLDTKVIEDAIIGCAIPEAEQGLNVARMGALLAGLPNSVGGVTVNRFCASGLTALAMAADRIRVGESDAMIAGGCESMSMVPMMGNKPSMSPHIFDRNEDVGIAYGMGLTAEKVAERWKISREAQDAFSVESHRRAIAAQQAGEFNDEIAAYTITERFPDLATGEVRVKTREVSLDEGPRAETSLEGLAKLRAVFANKGSVTAGNSSQTSDGAGALIVVSEKMLKEFNLTPLARFVSFAVRGVPPEIMGIGPKEAIPAALKAAGLKIDDLDWIELNEAFAAQSLAVIQDLGLDPAKINPLGGAIALGHPLGATGAIRASTVVHGLRRRNYKYGMVTMCVGTGMGAAGIIERL from the coding sequence ATGGCAAAGCAATTGCAAGACGCATACATCGTCGCCGCGAGCCGTACGCCGATCGGCAAGGCGCCGCGCGGGATGTTCAAGAACACGCGCCCCGACGAACTGCTGGTGCACGCGATCAAGTCGGCCGTGGCGCAAGTGCCCGGCCTCGACACCAAGGTGATCGAAGACGCGATCATCGGCTGTGCGATTCCGGAAGCGGAACAAGGGCTGAACGTCGCACGCATGGGCGCGCTGCTGGCCGGCCTGCCGAATAGCGTCGGCGGCGTGACGGTGAACCGCTTCTGCGCGTCCGGCCTGACCGCGCTCGCCATGGCCGCCGACCGCATCCGCGTCGGCGAGTCGGACGCGATGATCGCGGGCGGCTGCGAATCGATGAGCATGGTGCCGATGATGGGCAATAAGCCGTCCATGTCGCCGCATATCTTCGATCGCAATGAAGACGTCGGCATCGCCTACGGCATGGGCCTGACGGCGGAGAAAGTCGCCGAGCGCTGGAAGATCAGCCGCGAAGCGCAGGACGCGTTCTCGGTGGAATCGCACCGCCGCGCCATCGCCGCGCAGCAAGCCGGCGAGTTCAACGACGAAATCGCTGCGTACACAATCACCGAGCGCTTCCCCGATCTCGCCACCGGCGAAGTCCGCGTGAAGACCCGCGAAGTGTCGCTCGACGAAGGCCCGCGCGCGGAAACCTCGCTCGAAGGTCTCGCCAAGCTGCGCGCGGTGTTCGCGAACAAGGGTTCGGTGACCGCGGGCAATAGCTCGCAGACGTCGGACGGCGCGGGCGCGTTGATCGTGGTGTCGGAAAAGATGCTGAAGGAATTCAATCTCACGCCGCTCGCGCGTTTCGTCAGCTTCGCCGTGCGCGGCGTGCCGCCGGAAATCATGGGCATCGGTCCGAAGGAAGCGATTCCGGCCGCGCTGAAGGCCGCCGGCCTGAAGATCGACGACCTCGACTGGATTGAGCTGAACGAAGCGTTTGCCGCGCAATCGCTGGCGGTGATTCAGGACCTCGGCCTCGATCCGGCGAAGATCAACCCGCTCGGCGGCGCAATCGCCCTCGGCCATCCGCTGGGCGCGACGGGCGCGATTCGTGCGTCGACCGTTGTGCATGGCTTGCGCCGCCGTAACTACAAATACGGCATGGTGACGATGTGCGTCGGCACGGGTATGGGCGCGGCGGGCATTATCGAGCGCCTGTGA
- a CDS encoding enoyl-CoA hydratase yields the protein MTMDILVERADGVLTIAFNRPDKKNAITAAMYQTMADALVEAQGDAAVRAILIRGSAGIFSAGNDLEDFMKTPPMGEHAPVFQFLRAISSAEKPVVASVAGAAVGIGTTLLLHCDLVYAADTASFSLPFTQLGLCPEAASSLLLPRAAGYQAAAEKLLLGEAFDAAEAQRMGFVNRVLPASEVDAFAASQAAKLAALPASSLRVTKSLMKRASHQELQTQMSEEAVHFGKMLLAPEAREAFKAFFEKRKPDFRQFD from the coding sequence ATGACGATGGATATTCTGGTCGAGCGCGCCGACGGCGTGCTGACGATTGCCTTCAACCGGCCCGACAAGAAAAACGCGATTACGGCCGCCATGTATCAGACGATGGCCGACGCGCTGGTCGAAGCGCAAGGCGACGCCGCCGTGCGCGCGATCCTGATTCGTGGCAGCGCCGGCATTTTCAGCGCCGGCAACGATCTCGAAGACTTCATGAAGACGCCGCCAATGGGCGAACACGCGCCGGTGTTCCAGTTCCTGCGCGCGATCAGCTCGGCGGAGAAGCCAGTGGTGGCGTCGGTGGCGGGCGCGGCGGTCGGTATCGGCACGACCTTGCTGTTGCATTGCGACCTGGTCTACGCGGCCGATACCGCGAGCTTCTCGCTGCCGTTCACGCAACTCGGATTGTGTCCGGAAGCGGCGTCGAGCTTGCTGTTGCCGCGCGCGGCCGGCTATCAGGCGGCGGCGGAGAAACTGCTGCTCGGCGAAGCGTTCGACGCCGCCGAGGCGCAGCGCATGGGCTTCGTCAATCGCGTGCTGCCTGCCTCCGAAGTCGATGCGTTCGCCGCTTCGCAAGCCGCGAAGCTGGCTGCGTTGCCGGCTTCGTCGTTGCGCGTGACGAAGAGTCTGATGAAGCGCGCGAGCCACCAGGAATTGCAAACGCAGATGTCCGAAGAAGCCGTGCATTTCGGCAAGATGCTGCTCGCGCCCGAAGCGCGCGAGGCGTTCAAGGCATTTTTCGAGAAGCGCAAGCCGGACTTCCGGCAATTCGACTGA
- the fdhD gene encoding formate dehydrogenase accessory sulfurtransferase FdhD → MNELETAGQPGAVERQVHRHRGAAVETVIDHVGQEWPVALVFNGISHAVMMCTPRDLEAFAVGFAISEGIVARGSDIQDIEVELHDDGELPHAEVQLQVVQQAFVALKEKRRALAGRTGCGVCGIESIDLLDLQPERVEDTGFLQRLAPDAIARAARELPEHQALTRLTGGLHAAAWCDAQGAIRYAFEDVGRHNALDKLIGQLVLDRVDTKEGFVFLSSRASYELVRKAARVDVPMVATISAPSSLAITIARKAGVRLVSFCREKSYVDYDTLQPTQP, encoded by the coding sequence TTGAACGAACTGGAAACAGCCGGGCAACCGGGCGCAGTGGAGCGCCAGGTGCACCGGCATCGCGGCGCGGCGGTCGAAACCGTCATCGACCACGTTGGTCAGGAATGGCCGGTCGCGCTCGTCTTCAACGGCATTTCGCATGCGGTGATGATGTGCACGCCGCGCGATCTGGAAGCGTTCGCGGTCGGATTCGCGATTTCGGAAGGGATCGTGGCGCGTGGCAGCGACATTCAGGACATCGAGGTCGAACTGCATGATGACGGCGAATTGCCGCATGCCGAAGTGCAGTTGCAAGTGGTGCAACAGGCCTTCGTCGCGCTGAAGGAGAAGCGCCGCGCGCTCGCCGGGCGCACCGGCTGCGGTGTGTGCGGCATCGAAAGTATCGATTTGCTGGATCTGCAGCCGGAGCGTGTGGAGGATACCGGCTTTCTGCAACGCCTCGCGCCGGACGCGATCGCGCGCGCCGCCCGCGAATTGCCCGAGCATCAGGCGCTGACGCGGCTAACCGGCGGCCTGCATGCCGCCGCGTGGTGCGACGCCCAAGGCGCGATCCGCTACGCGTTCGAGGACGTCGGCCGCCACAATGCGCTCGACAAGCTGATCGGCCAGCTGGTGCTCGACCGTGTGGATACCAAAGAGGGTTTTGTGTTTCTGTCGAGCCGCGCCAGCTACGAGCTGGTGCGCAAGGCCGCGCGCGTCGACGTGCCGATGGTCGCCACGATCTCTGCGCCGTCGTCGCTGGCGATTACGATTGCGCGCAAGGCGGGCGTGCGGCTGGTGAGCTTCTGCCGCGAGAAAAGCTACGTCGACTACGATACCTTGCAGCCGACGCAGCCTTGA
- a CDS encoding nitrate reductase associated protein → MGLNEAPLLFNFEVESSENFTYIPMSVRFNLDRFGLRISLDQWQTLPLEDRKLLARFPVEEDAEIEPNFDHALFEMLRTHANIEPEWFTPEEAPAWRRTDSVPEAISHQARLAGLAAPGVAQWAELEPFKRYVLAKLSRKPEANHDFVPAMKEFGAAG, encoded by the coding sequence ATGGGACTCAACGAAGCACCGCTTCTGTTCAACTTCGAGGTCGAGTCTTCGGAGAATTTCACCTACATCCCGATGTCGGTGCGCTTCAATCTCGACCGCTTCGGGCTGCGCATCTCGCTCGATCAATGGCAAACGCTGCCGCTCGAAGACCGCAAGCTGCTGGCGCGTTTCCCGGTCGAGGAAGACGCGGAAATCGAGCCAAATTTCGATCATGCCCTGTTCGAAATGCTGCGCACCCACGCGAACATCGAGCCGGAGTGGTTCACGCCCGAGGAAGCGCCGGCCTGGCGTCGCACGGACAGTGTGCCGGAGGCTATCTCGCATCAGGCGCGCCTCGCCGGTCTTGCCGCGCCGGGCGTCGCCCAGTGGGCCGAACTGGAGCCGTTCAAGCGCTACGTGCTCGCCAAGCTGTCGCGCAAGCCGGAGGCCAATCACGACTTCGTTCCGGCCATGAAGGAGTTCGGCGCGGCCGGCTAG
- a CDS encoding sensor domain-containing protein: MTPFLSKRLLINLAVVAAAIGANAFVAYTQICGQRDADARMLRSTSVRQHLDAYHTALDGGLAALGRFEASGEPAPASAAAAMATRLTGLERDLRNELAGEPAMLDALAKLSADSHALQHDIDDALLRSDAAGPDASRAWAASTYTYLGLGLDRVEAGLASLRGAENRALQASLAASASESQRAMFLLIVTMLGGSVLLIFTFGARENSAREKLRSVRALGRHDERFRGLFDEHPVPMYIFDRETLRFLAVNAAAIQQYGYTESEFLGMTIRAIRPNGEISRLESHMQRSDAGQHGRTMAGIWHHRRKDGSTINADISYHALNFMGRAAFFVLADDVTDQINAEAEAQRSNQMLEAVIDNIPQRIFWKDMESRYLGCNMAFARDAGLAYPEQVVGKSDADMPWRDFSTLLNDHDKEVVSTGVPKMNFEVDLVIDGVHRTTVTSKLPFTDGDGRVIGVLGSYTDITERKRADLALRLQSRALDASVNAILITAPSPTGNLIEYVNPAFMRITGYDATEVIGHDCRVLQRDDREQEGVALIRQALAANREVSAVVRNYRKDGALFWNQLFIAPVPNQDGVITHHIGVINDVTDLMRYQEQLEYQANYDSLTRLPNRNLLRDRLQHALIVAQRHHKGVAVVFMDLDGFKNVNDSLGHSVGDRLLGVVAERLARCTRTSDTVARHGGDEFVIVMTDTVDEQSLIAWMERVRASISEPVWLDGTELYVGCSMGASLFPQDGEDAETLMKKADLAMYRAKDMGRNTFQFYQPEMNASAGARLNLERRLRRALRDNEFLLHYQPQVDIESGQIVGTEALVRWRDPEVGLVPPSSFIPVAEESGLIGPLSEWVLREACRQNKAWQDEGLPPARVSVNLSARVFQQRDIAKLVMQVLAETGLEPQYLELELTESTIMRNAEEAVSMLNELHALGIGLAIDDFGTGYSSLSYLKRFPVDRLKIDRSFVSDIGVSGDDETITSAIIALAHSLKLQVIAEGVETSAQLDFLKERACDEMQGFYFAKPLSTDAISELLQGGIGRELATV, translated from the coding sequence ATGACTCCTTTTCTATCGAAGCGGCTGCTGATCAATCTGGCGGTCGTCGCCGCGGCGATCGGCGCGAACGCGTTCGTCGCCTATACGCAGATCTGCGGCCAACGCGACGCCGACGCGCGCATGCTGCGTTCGACGAGCGTGCGCCAGCATCTCGACGCTTACCACACGGCGCTCGACGGCGGCCTGGCCGCGCTCGGCCGCTTCGAGGCGTCGGGCGAGCCGGCGCCTGCCAGTGCGGCCGCTGCGATGGCGACGAGGCTCACGGGTCTGGAGCGCGACCTGCGCAATGAACTGGCCGGCGAACCCGCTATGCTCGACGCGCTCGCGAAGCTGAGCGCGGACAGCCACGCGTTGCAACACGACATCGACGACGCGCTGCTCAGGAGCGACGCTGCCGGGCCGGACGCCTCGCGCGCGTGGGCCGCCTCGACCTACACCTATCTCGGGCTCGGCCTGGATCGCGTCGAGGCGGGCCTCGCCTCACTGCGCGGCGCGGAGAATCGCGCGTTGCAGGCGTCGCTCGCGGCGTCGGCGAGCGAATCGCAGCGGGCGATGTTCCTGCTGATCGTGACCATGCTGGGCGGCAGCGTGCTGCTGATCTTCACGTTCGGCGCCCGCGAAAACAGCGCGCGCGAAAAGCTGCGCAGCGTGCGCGCGCTCGGCCGCCACGACGAACGCTTTCGCGGCCTGTTCGACGAGCATCCGGTGCCGATGTATATCTTCGATCGCGAGACGCTGCGCTTTCTCGCCGTCAACGCGGCCGCGATCCAGCAATACGGTTACACCGAAAGCGAATTCCTCGGCATGACGATTCGCGCGATCCGCCCGAACGGCGAAATCTCGCGCCTCGAATCGCACATGCAGCGCAGCGACGCGGGCCAGCACGGCCGCACCATGGCGGGTATCTGGCATCACCGGCGCAAGGACGGCTCGACGATCAACGCCGACATTTCGTATCACGCGCTGAACTTCATGGGCCGCGCCGCATTCTTCGTGCTCGCCGACGATGTCACCGATCAGATCAACGCCGAAGCCGAAGCACAGCGTTCAAACCAGATGCTCGAAGCGGTGATCGACAACATTCCGCAGCGCATTTTCTGGAAAGACATGGAGTCGCGCTATCTCGGCTGCAACATGGCGTTTGCGCGCGATGCCGGGCTCGCATATCCGGAGCAGGTGGTGGGCAAGAGCGACGCCGACATGCCGTGGCGCGACTTCTCGACGCTGCTGAACGACCACGACAAGGAAGTGGTGAGCACCGGCGTGCCGAAGATGAACTTCGAAGTCGATCTGGTGATCGACGGCGTGCACCGCACCACCGTCACGAGCAAGCTGCCGTTCACCGACGGCGACGGCCGCGTGATCGGCGTGCTCGGTTCCTACACGGACATTACCGAGCGCAAGCGCGCCGATCTTGCGTTGCGCCTGCAAAGCCGCGCGCTCGATGCGAGCGTCAACGCGATTCTGATCACCGCGCCGTCGCCGACTGGCAATCTGATCGAATACGTGAACCCGGCGTTCATGCGCATTACCGGTTACGACGCCACCGAGGTGATCGGCCACGATTGCCGCGTTCTGCAACGCGACGACCGCGAGCAGGAGGGCGTTGCGCTGATCCGTCAGGCGCTGGCGGCGAATCGCGAAGTCAGCGCGGTGGTGCGCAACTATCGCAAGGACGGCGCGCTGTTCTGGAATCAGCTCTTCATCGCGCCGGTGCCGAATCAGGACGGCGTGATCACGCATCACATCGGCGTGATCAACGACGTGACCGATCTGATGCGCTATCAGGAACAGCTCGAATACCAGGCCAACTACGACAGCCTCACGCGCCTGCCGAACCGCAATCTGCTGCGCGATCGCCTGCAGCATGCGTTGATCGTGGCGCAACGGCATCACAAGGGCGTCGCGGTCGTGTTCATGGATCTGGACGGCTTCAAGAACGTCAACGACAGCCTCGGCCACAGCGTCGGCGACCGGCTGCTCGGCGTGGTCGCCGAGCGCCTCGCGCGCTGCACGCGCACGAGCGATACGGTGGCGCGCCACGGCGGCGACGAGTTCGTGATCGTGATGACCGACACCGTCGACGAACAGTCGCTGATCGCGTGGATGGAGCGCGTGCGCGCGTCGATCTCCGAGCCGGTCTGGCTCGACGGCACCGAGCTGTACGTGGGTTGCAGCATGGGCGCGAGCCTGTTCCCGCAAGACGGCGAAGACGCCGAAACCCTGATGAAGAAGGCCGACCTCGCGATGTACCGCGCGAAGGACATGGGCCGCAACACGTTCCAGTTCTATCAGCCGGAGATGAACGCGAGCGCGGGCGCGCGCCTGAATCTCGAACGGCGTCTGCGCCGCGCGTTGCGTGACAACGAGTTCCTGCTGCACTACCAGCCGCAAGTGGATATCGAAAGCGGACAGATCGTCGGCACCGAGGCGCTGGTGCGCTGGCGCGATCCGGAAGTCGGACTGGTGCCGCCGTCGTCGTTCATTCCGGTCGCTGAAGAAAGCGGGCTGATCGGGCCGCTCTCGGAGTGGGTGCTGCGCGAGGCGTGCCGCCAGAACAAGGCCTGGCAGGACGAAGGCTTGCCGCCGGCGCGCGTGTCGGTGAATCTGTCGGCGCGCGTGTTCCAGCAGCGCGACATCGCCAAGCTGGTCATGCAGGTGCTGGCCGAGACCGGTCTCGAGCCGCAATACCTCGAACTCGAATTGACCGAAAGCACCATCATGCGCAACGCCGAAGAAGCGGTGTCGATGCTCAACGAACTGCACGCGCTCGGCATCGGCCTCGCCATCGACGACTTCGGCACCGGCTATTCGAGTCTCAGCTATCTGAAGCGCTTCCCGGTGGATCGGCTGAAGATCGACCGCTCGTTCGTGTCCGACATCGGCGTGTCCGGCGACGACGAGACGATCACCTCGGCGATCATCGCACTCGCGCATTCGCTGAAGTTACAGGTGATCGCCGAAGGCGTGGAGACGTCCGCGCAACTCGACTTCCTGAAAGAGCGCGCGTGCGACGAGATGCAGGGGTTCTACTTCGCGAAACCGTTATCGACGGACGCGATCTCCGAGTTGCTGCAAGGTGGCATAGGGCGCGAACTGGCGACGGTTTGA
- a CDS encoding glutathione S-transferase, with the protein MKLIGMLDSPYVRRVAICLKLLKLEFEHESISVFSTYEQFARINPVVKAPTLIADNGQTVMDSTVILQYLATLVGPNQRLFPTRPDAALRAARLTGLALAACEKTVQIVYERNLRPVDKQHEPWIDRVSTQLFAAYAELERELAAAALPIEANQFDAADVTTAVAWHFTQLMLPGLVSKTEHPVLQSFSELAEALPVFLSTPAE; encoded by the coding sequence ATGAAACTGATCGGAATGCTGGATTCGCCCTACGTACGCCGGGTCGCCATCTGCCTCAAATTACTGAAGCTCGAATTCGAGCACGAGTCGATTTCGGTGTTCAGCACCTACGAGCAGTTCGCGCGAATCAATCCCGTCGTCAAGGCGCCCACGCTGATCGCCGACAACGGCCAGACCGTGATGGACTCGACGGTGATCCTCCAGTACCTGGCCACGCTCGTCGGGCCGAACCAGCGGCTTTTCCCGACGCGTCCCGACGCCGCCTTGCGCGCCGCCCGCCTCACGGGCCTCGCGCTCGCCGCGTGCGAGAAGACCGTGCAGATCGTCTACGAACGCAATCTGCGTCCCGTGGACAAGCAACATGAGCCGTGGATCGATCGCGTGAGCACGCAGTTGTTCGCCGCGTATGCCGAACTCGAACGCGAACTCGCGGCGGCCGCGCTGCCGATCGAAGCCAACCAGTTCGACGCCGCCGACGTGACCACGGCGGTCGCCTGGCACTTCACGCAACTGATGCTGCCGGGGCTGGTCAGCAAGACGGAGCATCCGGTCCTGCAGTCGTTCTCCGAACTGGCGGAAGCTCTGCCGGTTTTCCTGAGCACGCCGGCAGAGTGA